From a single Plasmodium coatneyi strain Hackeri chromosome 4, complete sequence genomic region:
- a CDS encoding SICA antigen codes for MAPSIREFIKFQMEQMKKHGEEASGNQLWTNLKKMLDAIPNYMYIELEIPQTLCNGEMFEQIIGKDKKWSQYLCKALVKIFLWMNGRNQHLGEQKKGGVGGTKIDDMELMFRCIAGNAAIWAMFGDHCQLNSMIDYATEAVSGVLKAFDGDGTVRRCGDYTFKDQKVGTKLLGTLVKDWLNANKNKMQDYLDVSNEQSDLCKEEKNSAHGKKEKDTDDNILQTVTGYTGKEMQEVGEIVKEGKFVSEESAKEIIEKVEKGQLDGAGDIEKVVQQKVQEDQQKKAALSTTRTGDDCKERSGLCDRVKCVTEKWFPNRSRPNKRDEDWNAFWTHDVNNQLISLSGDMLQEKQNVDNECNNIGGVDSANKKACQFIVKGLKHIYGIQRGTEGSQQMIEDNLIFHRTMSCVLLNAYADKLLEHAQKHNPSCDVEEGIKKAFEVAKQNKSTWCVDKSGGNNKCEVCSRDGSYKDCEIGNSKRTNKVKDKVNELFEQKGSTKKDQNIEKVMEAITNICPKAPIPKLTENCDIVGLEEDEDLNIGEWFTRLNNNPIKENDGYYDWEWWSALSALCEDSEGELGVKFSEKSKEFCKLLIKNLLMATGEKKFKCEREMKKPRVNNMCITRCDLFNLWLIYANNNCAHHENVEHVYKAMMIVESILNNGNSSKECELWKISNINRNGADLVYLITESLMCKQGKGKLGEIHEKNWCRDESKRTTVDPETQRPIVKSGKKSYEVDTLVKDLKDLEGNVPGKLQEMQEKVKEVERELPDLKEKIKQKVLEVTSTFSPKQPQSLSSSNNDCNKKSTLCDRVKCVSDKWHQNKGHNNEVKWSNMREDINKEATKMFGYISTKNAEMRTFCSGHRETSSRIVTDPEKKACQYITAGLKHIYEIQEVDTDGNPQDNRFFKQTMSCLLLNAYADKLEREVKSPCTVGEQTIQQAFEKGNKKISDWCKGLNGQNNNCEVCDRVKDLKNCTVGNEYVKAKVDSMLHGNKDIEKTLSTISNLCDRAQCKDSWDDIKGRIDPLAGDMLKTNSSTDSLCDNIKGDKDGNECASKEACRQIVRGLKHIYEIQEESDDGEGEPKNNRLFKQTMACLILNEYGKLLGEKSCIDENTIKQAFQAGESLHKTECKGGAICQKCEWDDCTNFKIGQNEIDRPKIKGELKGNTEIQKTLEKICPKDTKPPDQINTDHSTGGSSSSGGSRAPTPASAPPAGRAESSGSTNTVNQPDAGAKAKGKSIPVKCEDGEVTGTIQDASACFGDEDDQITAVDDDTDDNLVNVKMVGSSGKIEVTDIKTTQPPDPVADADVTQNPSTGSGATGTPSLDPSGSVQHGQGIPTRSLNPGSSGSGSTGTWKPGSSGSVEQNKDLDNVLVQGVLIHHQDSNPFPREKDVIVGGGSGRGGGGALLPLQPVSNKIDPSELLTPYLPTIPVLIGTSVVSYLLWKYFFFLRKKRRRYGIAHEVRGPAPLEVQLPDHVDDQDDGPHEYTLVKERRQPRSLPTGRRKQVGKGTDGRGVGRRTIIDIHLEVLDECQKGDLHSTKEDFFEILVQEFMGCRFIKGETVPEDEFPTEHVPSSDSWFREKNILPKGNVPKEQVQSSDCGFREEDFVPKEEVPMEQVPSSDFGFREERLCSYRRCS; via the exons AGAAATGTTTGAACAAATTATCgggaaagacaaaaaatggaGCCAGTATCTGTGTAAGGCCTTGGTTAAAATATTCCTCTGGATGAATGGTCGGAATCAGCATTTGGGTGagcagaagaaggggggagtAGGAGGCACGAAAATAGATGATATGGAACTCATGTTTCGATGTATTGCAGGGAACGCAGCAATATGGGCCATGTTTGGAGATCATTGTCAATTGAATAGTATGATAGATTATGCAACGGAGGCAGTTAGTGGAGTGTTGAAAGCATTTGATGGTGATGGAACTGTGAGGAGATGTGGGGACTATACTTTTAAAGACCAGAAAGtaggaacaaaattattaggtaccttagtaaaggactGGTTAAATGCAAACAAGAATAAAATGCAAGACTATTTGGACGTTTCTAACGAGCAGAGCGATTTGtgcaaggaagaaaagaatagtGCGCatggcaaaaaagaaaaagacacTGATGATAACATTCTGCAGACTGTAACAGGATACACTGGGAAAGAAATGCAGGAAGTAGGGGAAATTGTTAAAGAAGGTAAATTTGTGTCAGAAGAAAGtgcaaaagaaataatagaaaaagtaGAGAAGGGTCAGTTGGATGGTGCTGGAGACATAGAGAAGGTGGTTCAGCAGAAAGTTCAGGAGGACCAGCAGAAGAAAGCGGCACTATCAACAACTCGAACAG GTGATGACTGTAAAGAAAGGAGTGGTTTATGTGATCGTGTAAAATGCGTAACAGAAAAATGGTTCCCAAACAGAAGTCGCCCAAATAAAAGGGACGAGGACTGG AATGCATTCTGGACCCACGACGTCAACAATCAACTGATAAGTCTTTCTGGAGACATGCTCCAGGAGAAACAAAATGTTGACAATGAGTGTAATAACATTGGGGGGGTAGATagtgcaaataaaaaagcatgcCAATTCATTGTTAAGGGTTTAAAACATATTTATGGAATTCAAAGGGGGACTGAAGGGTCACAACAGATGATTGAAGACAACCTCATATTCCATCGAACTATGTCCTGTGTCTTATTAAATGCATACGCAGATAAATTGCTCGAACATGCACAGAAACATAACCCTTCCTGTGATGTGGAAGAAGGCATAAAGAAAGCCTTTGAAGTtgcaaaacaaaataagaGTACTTGGTGTGTGGATAAGAGCGGTGggaataataaatgtgaGGTGTGTAGCAGGGATGGAAGTTATAAAGATTGTGAAATTGGCAATAGTAAGAGAACAAATAAGGTAAAGGACAAAGTGAACGAACTATTCGAGCAGAAGGGCAGCACGAAGAAGGATCAAAATATAGAGAAAGTTATGGAAGCAATAACTAACATATGTCCAAAAGCACCCATACCGAAACTCACGGAAAATTGTGACATAGTAGGATtggaggaggatgaagacC TCAATATAGGTGAGTGGTTCACAAGATTAAACAATAATCCGATTAAAGAAAACGACGGTTACTATGATTGGGAATGGTGGAGCGCCCTATCAGCGTTGTGTGAAGACAGTGAAGGTGAATTAGGTGTAAAGTTCAGTGAGAAGAGTAAGGAATTCTgcaaattattaataaaaaacCTGTTAATGGCAAcaggagaaaagaaatttaagTGTGAAAGAGAAATGAAGAAGCCGCGAGTGAATAATATGTGTATTACAAGATGTGATCTTTTCAACTTATGGTTAATATATGCGAACAATAATTGTGCCCATCATGAAAATGTTGAACATGTATATAAGGCAATGATGATTGTAGAGAGTATATTGAATAATGGGAACAGTAGTAAAGAATGTGAATTATGGAAAATTAGTAATATTAATAGGAATGGGGCAGATTTAGTGTACTTAATTACTGAGAGTTTAATGTGTAAacaagggaaagggaaattaGGAGAAATTCATGAGAAGAATTGGTGTAGGGATGAAAGTAAAAGGACCACTGTAGACCCCGAAACACAGAGACCAATAGTAAAAAGCGGAAAGAAGAGTTATGAAGTGGATACACTAGTAAAGGATTTAAAGGATTTAGAGGGGAATGTTCCGGGGAAGCTGCAGGAAATgcaggaaaaagtgaaggaagtggaGAGGGAGCTTCCagatttgaaggaaaagataaaGCAGAAAGTATTAGAGGTTACTTCTACATTTTCCCCCAAGCAGCCACAGTCACTATCATCCTCAAATAATGACTGCAACAAGAAGTCTACCTTATGTGATCGTGTAAAATGCGTATCAGATAAGTGGCATCAGAATAAGGGACATAACAACGAAGTGAAGTGG AGTAACATGCGCGAGGACATTAACAAGGAGGCCACAAAAATGTTTGGCTATATATCTACAAAGAACGCCGAGATGAGAACTTTTTGCAGTGGACATAGAGAAACAAGTAGTAGAATAGTCACAGACCCAGAGAAAAAAGCATGTCAATACATTACTGCAGgtttaaaacatatatatgaaattcAGGAGGTAGACACTGATGGGAACCCACAGGATAACCGATTTTTTAAGCAGACTATGTCCTGTCTGTTGTTGAACGCCTATGCGGATAAGTTGGAACGGGAGGTGAAATCCCCCTGTACGGTGGGTGAGCAAACAATACAACAAGCATTTgagaaaggaaataaaaagataaGTGATTGGTGTAAGGGTCTGAATGGCCAGAATAATAATTGTGAAGTTTGTGATAGGGTTAAAGACCTTAAGAATTGTACAGTGGGCAATGAGTATGTGAAGGCCAAAGTGGATTCTATGCTCCACGGAAATAAGGACATAGAGAAAACTCTAAGTACTATAAGTAACTTATGTGATCGGGCCCAGTGT AAGGACAGTTGGGACGACATAAAGGGTAGGATCGATCCACTCGCCGGGGACATGCTTAAGACGAACAGTAGTACGGACAGCTTATGCGATAATATTAAAGGAGATAAGGATGGAAATGAATGTGCGAGCAAAGAAGCATGCAGGCAAATTGTTAGGGGtttaaagcatatttatGAAATTCAAGAGGAAAGTGATGATGGAGAGGGTGaaccaaaaaataatagacTATTTAAACAAACTATGGCCTGCCTAATATTGAATGAATATGGAAAACTTCTTGGGGAAAAATCTTGTATCGACGAAAATACTATAAAACAGGCATTTCAGGCCGGAGAAAGTCTTCACAAAACTGAATGTAAAGGGGGGGCTATATGTCAAAAATGTGAGTGGGACgattgtacaaattttaaaattggaCAGAATGAAATCGACcggccaaaaataaaaggggaacttAAGGGGAATACAGAAATACAGAAAACTTTAGAGAAAATATGTCCGAAAGATACGAAACCACCAGACCAAATCAATACTGACCACAGCACAGGAGGTTCTTCCTCCAGTGGTGGAAGTAGAGCACCCACTCCGGCGTCAGCACCACCAGCAGGAAGGGCTGAATCATCAGGTAGTACAAATACGGTGAATCAACCAGATGCAGGTGCTAAAGCAAAAGGTAAGTCTATACCAGTGAAATGTGAAGATGGAGAAGTAACTGGAACTATTCAGGATGCATCTGCATGCTTCGGTGATGAAGATGATCAGATTACTGCAGTTGATGATGACACAGATGATAACCTTGTAAATGTTAAAATGGTTGGTTCTTCAGGTAAAATTGAAGTTACTGATATTAAAACTACTCAACCTCCTGACCCCGTTGCAGATGCAGATGTTACCCAAAATCCCAGCACTGGCAGTGGAGCCACTGGAACTCCAAGTTTAGACCCTTCAGGATCTGTCCAACATGGCCAGGGTATTCCAACAA GAAGCttgaatccaggttcttctggttccggttctactggaacctggaaacccggttcttctggttcag TCGAGCAGAACAAGGACCTGGACAACGTCCTGGTCCAGGGGGTCCTCATCCACCACCAGGACAGCAACCCCTTTCCACGGGA GAAGGATGTTATAGTAGGAGGTGGTTCAGGAAGGGGAGGCGGAGGCgccctccttccccttcaacCAGTCAGTAATAAGATCGACCCTTCTGAgctccttaccccataccttcctacaattCCTGTTCTAATTGGTACTTCGGTTGTGAGTTATTTactctggaag tattttttcttccttcgtaAAAAAAGACGACGTTACGGAATAGCTCATGAAGTACGTGGTCCTGCTCCTTTAGAAGTACAACTCCctgatcatgtggacgaccaggatgatggtccacatgaatatactttagtaaaggaacgcagacaaccaagatctcttccaacaggaagaaggaaacaagTTGGTAAAGGTACTGATGGTCGTGGTGTAGGTCGCCGCacgattattgatattcatttagaagtcttagacgaatgtcaaaaaggggacctgcattccacgaaggaagacttttttgaaattttggttcaagaatttatgggatgTAGGTtcataaaaggagaaacggTTCCTGAAGATGAATTTCCTACGGAACACGTTCCTAGTTCAGATTCCTGGTTTAGGGAGAAAAACATTCTTCCTAAAggaaatgttcctaaggagcaggttcaaagttcagattgcgggtttagggaggaagactttgttcctaaggaagaggttcctatggaacaggttccaagttcagatttcgggtttagggaagaaagactttgttcctacagaaggtgttcctaa
- a CDS encoding Ribonucleoside-diphosphate reductase yields the protein MADGAKRLPLTVDNPDMKKIPSGRVSDDGIKRTPSGKPIQTMYVLNRKGEEEDISFDQILKRIQRLSYGLHELVDPARVTQGVINGMYSGIKTCELDELAAQTCAYMATTHPDFSILAARITTDNLHKNTSDDIGEVAEALYMYKDVRGRPASLISKEVYEFMIQHKDRLNKEIDYTRDFNYDYFGFKTLERSYLLRINGKIIERPQHLLMRVSIGIHIGDLEKALETYHLMSQKYFTHATPTLFNSGTPRPQMSSCFLLCMKADSIEGIFETLKQCALISKTAGGIGVAVQDIRGQNSYIRGTNGISNGLVPMLRVFNDTARYVDQGGGKRKGSFAVYIEPWHSDIFEFLDLRKNHGKEELRARDLFYAVWVPDLFMKRVKENQNWTLMCPNECPGLSESWGEEFEKLYLKYEEEGMGKKTVLAQDLWFAILQSQIETGVPYMLYKDSCNAKSNQKNLGTIKCSNLCCEIIEYTSPDEVAVCNLASIALCKFVDVEKGEFNFKKLYEITKIITRNLDQIIERNYYPVQEAERSNKRHRPIGIGVQGLADTFMLLRYPYESDSAKELNKRIFETMYYAALEMSMELAQVYGPYETYQGSPASQGILQFDMWNVKVDNKYWDWDKLKANIKKHGLRNSLLLAPMPTASTSQILGNNESFEPYTSNIYYRRVLSGEFFVVNPHLLKDLFDRGLWDEDMKQQLIAHNGSVQYISEIPNDLKELYKTVWEIKQKNIIDMAADRGAFIDQSQSLNIYIQKPTFAKLSSMHFYGWEKGLKTGAYYLRTQAATDAIKFTVDTQVAKNAAKMKNEEGVTITREVSRETISTESTVTQNVVCPLRRNKDDQCLMCSG from the exons ATGGCGGACGGAGCGAAGAGACTGCCACTCACAGTGGACAACCCGGACATGAAGAAAATTCCATCGGGGCGAGTGTCCGATGATGGAATTAAGAGGACGCCCTCGGGAAAACCAATCCAAACGATGTATGTGTTAAACAGgaaaggagaggaagaagacatTTCATTCGATCAGATTTTGAAGAGGATACAGAGACTGTCGTACGGATTGCACGAATTGGTAGACCCTGCAAGAGTAACGCAAGGAGTGATAAACGGAATGTACAGCGGAATTAAGACTTGCGAATTGGATGAATTAGCAGCACAGACATGTGCCTACATGGCTACCACACACCCAGATTTCTCCATCCTGGCAGCTAGAATTACCACAGATAATCTGCACAAAAATACCAGTGATGATATAGGTGAAGTTGCAGAAGcgttgtatatgtataaggaCGTTAGAGGAAGACCAGCCAGTCTGATCAGCAAAGAAGTATACGAGTTCATGATACAACATAAGGATAGACTAAACAAGGAAATTGACTACACGAGGGATTTTAATTACGATTACTTTGGGTTCAAGACTTTGGAAAGGTCCTACCTCCTTCGAATAAATGGAAAGATTATCGAAAGACCACAACATCTGCTGATGAGAGTATCCATTGGCATCCACATTGGGGATCTGGAAAAAGCGCTAGAGACGTATCATCTTATGtctcaaaaatattttacacacGCAACACCTACGTTGTTCAATTCTGGGACGCCCAGACCGCAAATGTCGTCCTGTTTCCTTCTCTGTATGAAAGCTGATTCGATTGAAGGTATTTTCGAGACGCTGAAACAGTGCGCCCTGATTAGCAAAACGGCTGGTGGAATTGGAGTAGCGGTACAGGATATTAGAGGACAAAACTCCTACATTAGAGGAACCAACGGAATATCCAACGGGTTAGTGCCAATGCTGAGGGTGTTCAATGATACAGCTAGATATGTAGACCAAGGTGGCGGAAAGAGAAAGGGATCCTTTGCAGTGTACATCGAACCATGGCACTCAGATATTTTCGAATTTCTAGACCTTCGTAAAAATCACGGGAAAGAGGAACTAAGAGCTAGAGACCTTTTCTATGCTGTATGGGTCCCTGACCTTTTCATGAAGAGAGTAAAAGAAAATCAGAATTGGACTTTGATGTGCCCGAATGAATGTCCAGGGTTAAGTGAGTCTTGGGGTGAGGAATTCGAAAAGCTATACTTAAAATATGAGGAAGAAGGTATGGGCAAAAAAACTGTCCTGGCGCAAGATCTATggtttgccattttgcaaaGTCAGATAGAAACGGGTGTTCCCTACATGTTGTATAAAGATTCTTGTAACGCGAAGTCCAACCAAAAGAACTTGGGGACGATAAAATGTAGTAACCTCTGTTGTGAGATTATTGAGTATACTTCCCCAGACGAAGTGGCCGTATGTAATTTGGCCTCCATCGCGTTGTGCAAATTTGTCGACgtggaaaaaggagaattcaATTTTAAGAAACTGTACGAAATTACCAAAATTATTACACGTAACTTGGACCAAATTATAGAGAGGAATTACTACCCTGTGCAGGAGGCTGAACGATCCAACAAGAGACACAGACCCATAGGGATAGGAGTACAAGGCTTGGCAGACACCTTCATGCTTCTTAGATACCCATATGAATCCGATTCTGCGAAGgaattaaataaaagaattttcGAAACAATGTATTATGCTGCTTTGGAGATGTCCATGGAATTGGCACAAGTGTACGGACCTTATGAGACCTACCAGGGTAGTCCAGCTAGCCAAGGAATTCTTCAGTTCGACATGTGGAATGTCAAGGTGGACAACAAATATTGGGATTGGGATAAATTGAAGGCGAATATAAAGAAGCACGGGTTAAGAAATTCGCTCCTGCTGGCACCTATGCCTACTGCTTCGACGTCACAAATTCTTGGCAACAACGAGTCTTTTGAACCGTACACGAGTAACATTTACTACAGGAGGGTTCTGAGTGGAGAGTTCTTCGTAGTGAACCCACACCTGTTGAAGGACCTCTTCGATCGTGGTCTCTGGGATGAGGACATGAAGCAGCAGCTCATTGCCCACAACGGAAGTGTCCAATATATTAGCGAAATTCCTAACGACTTGAAGGAGCTCTATAAAACCGTTTGGGAGATCAAGCAGAAGAACATCATTGATATGGCGGCCGACCGAGGCGCCTTCATCGACCAG TCCCAATCGCTGAACATCTACATCCAGAAGCCCACCTTCGCGAAGCTCTCCAGTATGCACTTCTACGGATGGGAAAAGGGGCTCAAAACAGGCGCGTACTACCTCAGAACGCAGGCCGCCACGGACGCAATAAAATTCACGGTGGATACGCAGGTCGCCAAGAATGCCGCAAAGATGAAGAACGAAGAGGGCGTAACCATCACGAGAGAGGTTTCGAGGGAGACCATTTCGACTGAGTCCACCGTCACACAGAATGTGGTGTGTCCACTGCGTCGAAACAAAGACGACCAGTGCTTGATGTGCTCCGGCTGA